The DNA sequence GCATGCACGGGCGACGAGACCTTCGTCAAAAGCGGCGCCGGGGCCGATATGTTTCTTTTCCATCAGCTCGTGAAACAGCGGAAGCCGGACCTTATCTTCGGCAACACCTATGCGAAATACATCGCCCGGGACGAGGATATCCCCCTCATCCGCATCGGCTTCCCCATCTATGACCGGGTAGGCCACCAGTACTTTCCGATTGTCGGGTATCGCGGGGCCCTGCGGCTCCTCGAAAAGATATTGACCGCCCTGCTCGACCGACAGGACCGGGATGCGCCGGAAGAGAGCTTCGAGCTGGTCATGTGAAAACCGAAGAGGGCTGAAGGAGGAGCAATGATAGAGATCCTGAAGGAAAGAGAGCAGCAGGTATATGAAAAGGGCGAATCCCGATTCGACCTTGCCTGCGAAAAGCCGAGCCTTGCCGGCTCGGTGAGCCAGCGGGCCTGCGTATTCTGCGGCTCCAGGGTTGTCCTTTATCCCATAGCAGATGCGCTCCATCTCGTCCATGGACCCGTAGGTTGCGCCGCATACACCTGGGACATCAGGGGCTCCGTCTCGTCGGGGCCCGAGCTCCACAGGATGAGCTTCTCCACGGACCTTTCGGAGCGGGAGGTGATCTACGGCGGAGAGAAAAAGCTCTACGCCGCCCTCACCGAACTGATTGAGGCATATAAACCCCGGGCCGCCTTCGTCTATGCCACCTGCATTGTCGGCCTTATCGGAGACGACGTGCAGGCAGTATGCGCCAGGGTGGAGGCAGAGCAGGCCATCCCCGTGATCCCCGTCCATTCCGAAGGGTTCAGGGGCAGCAAAAAGGACGGGTACAGGGCAGCCTGCGAGGCCCTCTTCCGTCTGGTCGGCAAGGATGACGAGACCCCGCTCTCGCCGCGAAGCATCAACATCCTCGGCGATTTCAACTTGGCGGGCGAGACGTGGATCATTAAGGAGTACTACCGCCGTATGGGCGTGGAGACGGCGTCGTGCATCACCGGCGACGGCAGGGTCGGCGAGATAGGGCGGTCTCACCGGGCATCCCTCAACGTGGTCCAGTGCTCCGGCTCCATGACCTACCTCGCCCAGCTCATGAAGAAGACCTATCACATCCCTTTCAAGAGGGTCTCCTATTTCGGCATAGAGGATACCGCCGAAGCCCTCTACACCGTGGCGCGCCATTTCAAAGACGCGCAGGTGCTCCGCAACACGGAAGAGCTCGTCGCAAGCGAGGTCCGCCGGATCTACCCGGAGGTGGAGCGATTCAGGACCTCCCTCGAGGGAAAGAAGGCTGCCGTCTACGTGGGCGGATCGTTCAAGGCCTTCTCTCTCGTAAAGGCCCTGCGCCACCTGGGTATAAAAACGGTCGTGGTCGGCTCCCAGACCGGGAACAAGGAGGACTATGACTATCTCGGAGAGATCTGCGATCCCGGCACGGTCATCGTGGACGACACGAACCCCCTGGAGCTCTCCCGATTTATGACGGAAAAGGATGTGGACCTCCTTATTGGCGGGGTAAAGGAGCGGCCCATCGCATACAAGATGGGAGTGGCCTTCTGCGACCATAACCATGAGCGAAAGATCGCGCTCGCCGGCTTCGAAGGGATGGTCAACTTTTCCCGCGAGGTTTATTCGAGCACCATGAGTCCCGTGTGGCAGTTCTCGCCTGCAAGGATAGGGCGTGAGGCAAGGACCGCCGTTGACGCCGACGTCGAATCGACGAAAGGCCATGGGGCCGCGCGGTGCTGACGGCTAAAGGTTAGACCCCTGGAAAACAGGGTAAGGTGAAGGGAAATGAAAGAGGCGCGAGACGTGACAAAATTGCAGGGTTCCGACAGCAAAGCGGGTAACTTCATCTCCACGAGGAACGCCTGCAAGCTATGCGCGCCACTGGGAGCGAGTATCGTCTTCAGGGGGATCGAGGGCTGCATTCCCCTCATTCACGGCTCCCAGGGATGCTCTACCTATATCCGCCGTTACGTCATAAGCCACTTTAAGGAACCCATCGATATCGCCTCATCCAATTTCAGCGAATCATCGGCTATTTTCGGAGGTGGCGACAACCTGAAAAAAGCCCTCGACAACGTGGGGCGCCAGTACCGGCCGGAGGTAATCGGCATCGCGACTACCTGCCTCTCCGAGACCATAGGCGACGACGTCGCTCTTTATCTGAACCAGTATAAGAAGGAAAAAGGAGGCGAACCCATACCCGTGCTCGTCCACGCATCGACACCGAGCTATCGCGGCACCCATATGGAAGGGTACCATGAGGCAATAAGAGCGGTGGTCGAGGCCCTCGCCGAAGGCGGTCCCCGCGCCCGTCACCTCAATCTTATCCCCGGCTTTCTCTCTTCAGAGGACTTGCGGCACCTCAAGGAGATCCTCTCTGCTTTTTCCACACCCTTCACCATGCTCCCCGATTATTCGGAGACCCTTGACGGGGAATCATGGTCT is a window from the Syntrophorhabdaceae bacterium genome containing:
- the nifE gene encoding nitrogenase iron-molybdenum cofactor biosynthesis protein NifE encodes the protein MIEILKEREQQVYEKGESRFDLACEKPSLAGSVSQRACVFCGSRVVLYPIADALHLVHGPVGCAAYTWDIRGSVSSGPELHRMSFSTDLSEREVIYGGEKKLYAALTELIEAYKPRAAFVYATCIVGLIGDDVQAVCARVEAEQAIPVIPVHSEGFRGSKKDGYRAACEALFRLVGKDDETPLSPRSINILGDFNLAGETWIIKEYYRRMGVETASCITGDGRVGEIGRSHRASLNVVQCSGSMTYLAQLMKKTYHIPFKRVSYFGIEDTAEALYTVARHFKDAQVLRNTEELVASEVRRIYPEVERFRTSLEGKKAAVYVGGSFKAFSLVKALRHLGIKTVVVGSQTGNKEDYDYLGEICDPGTVIVDDTNPLELSRFMTEKDVDLLIGGVKERPIAYKMGVAFCDHNHERKIALAGFEGMVNFSREVYSSTMSPVWQFSPARIGREARTAVDADVESTKGHGAARC